In Nocardioides sp. JQ2195, a genomic segment contains:
- a CDS encoding DUF3592 domain-containing protein translates to MSQHQNAAFRPIAWALLLIGVVLVAVGVWGITHDWNVTQEWGTPQVLSTNAGPVQLSLVGLAAGFLLFVVAGLALVVTKPGGPSREEQLIADGTHTMATVVDRGYGAFGESTMVNTRVWFEFTDASGATHRIDKRLQITQQDPIENGQRTQLWYDPAAPDDKDRIVVQLHREHRPF, encoded by the coding sequence GTGAGCCAGCACCAGAACGCCGCCTTCCGACCCATCGCGTGGGCACTCCTGCTGATCGGGGTGGTCCTGGTCGCGGTGGGGGTCTGGGGCATCACGCACGACTGGAACGTCACCCAGGAGTGGGGCACACCGCAGGTCCTGAGCACGAATGCGGGCCCGGTCCAGCTCAGCCTGGTCGGGTTGGCGGCGGGCTTCCTGTTGTTCGTCGTCGCTGGGCTGGCCCTCGTGGTCACCAAGCCCGGCGGTCCCAGCCGCGAGGAGCAGCTGATCGCCGACGGAACGCACACGATGGCGACGGTCGTCGACCGCGGGTACGGCGCTTTCGGCGAGAGCACCATGGTCAACACGCGGGTCTGGTTCGAGTTCACCGATGCCTCCGGTGCCACGCACCGCATCGACAAGCGGCTGCAGATCACGCAGCAGGACCCGATCGAGAACGGCCAGAGGACCCAGCTCTGGTACGACCCGGCCGCGCCCGACGACAAGGACCGCATCGTGGTCCAGCTGCACCGGGAGCACCGACCCTTCTGA
- a CDS encoding GH1 family beta-glucosidase has product MSIDLPPTFRFGASTAAYQIEGAVTAGGRGPSIWDTFCAEPGRIVDGSSGEQACDHYHRYAEDVALLKGLGVDGYRLSIAWPRIRPTGSGAVNAEGVAFYDRVLDELLEAGIEPMATLYHWDLPQALEDAGGWLARETAERFGEYAAICAERFGDRVAQWVPVNEPNVASLMGYALGIDAPGKALMFDALPAAHHLLLAHGRGAQALRAGGAKQVGCANNHAPMWTASDSDGDLAATGLFDDLWNNLFADPMLTGAHPEDLAPFFADQPEDDLAVINQPLDFYGVNYYNPYLVAAAAEGSEMPFDHRDIEGYPTTDLNWPVVPDGLREQLVTLDRRYDDLPPVVITESGCSYNVGPDVDGVVDDQPRIDYLDSHLRAVAAAIDEGVDVRGYFTWSLIDNFEWSEGYTQRFGLVHVDYETQKRTTKKSYDWFAAVIAANRKARP; this is encoded by the coding sequence GTGAGCATCGACCTCCCGCCCACCTTCCGCTTCGGTGCCAGCACGGCGGCGTACCAGATCGAGGGCGCGGTGACCGCGGGCGGACGTGGACCCAGCATCTGGGACACCTTCTGCGCCGAACCCGGCCGGATCGTCGACGGTTCGTCGGGGGAGCAGGCCTGCGACCACTACCACCGGTACGCCGAGGACGTCGCCCTCCTCAAGGGCCTCGGTGTCGACGGTTATCGGCTCTCGATCGCCTGGCCACGGATCCGCCCGACGGGTTCCGGTGCCGTCAATGCCGAGGGCGTCGCGTTCTACGACCGCGTCCTCGACGAGCTCCTCGAGGCCGGCATCGAGCCGATGGCCACGCTCTACCACTGGGACCTCCCGCAGGCCCTGGAGGACGCAGGCGGCTGGCTCGCCCGCGAGACCGCCGAGCGCTTCGGGGAGTACGCCGCGATCTGCGCCGAGCGCTTCGGTGACCGGGTGGCCCAGTGGGTCCCGGTCAACGAGCCCAACGTAGCCAGCCTGATGGGCTATGCCCTCGGCATCGATGCGCCGGGCAAGGCGCTGATGTTCGACGCACTCCCTGCGGCCCACCACCTGTTGCTGGCCCACGGACGGGGTGCCCAGGCACTCCGTGCGGGTGGTGCGAAACAGGTCGGCTGCGCCAACAACCACGCCCCGATGTGGACCGCGAGCGACTCCGACGGCGACCTGGCCGCGACCGGCCTCTTCGACGACCTGTGGAACAACCTCTTCGCCGACCCGATGCTCACCGGAGCCCATCCCGAGGACCTCGCCCCGTTCTTCGCCGACCAACCCGAAGACGACCTGGCGGTGATCAACCAGCCGCTCGACTTCTACGGCGTCAACTACTACAACCCGTACCTCGTGGCGGCTGCCGCCGAGGGCTCGGAGATGCCCTTCGACCACCGCGACATCGAGGGCTACCCGACGACCGACCTCAACTGGCCGGTGGTCCCCGACGGCCTCCGGGAGCAGCTGGTCACCCTGGACAGGCGCTACGACGACCTGCCGCCGGTCGTCATCACGGAGTCCGGCTGCTCCTACAACGTCGGTCCCGACGTGGACGGCGTGGTCGACGACCAACCACGCATCGACTACCTCGACTCCCACCTGCGGGCCGTGGCCGCCGCGATCGACGAGGGCGTCGACGTGCGTGGCTACTTCACGTGGTCGCTGATCGACAACTTCGAGTGGTCGGAGGGCTACACCCAGCGCTTCGGGCTGGTGCACGTCGACTACGAGACCCAGAAGCGCACGACGAAGAAGTCCTACGACTGGTTCGCGGCGGTGATCGCCGCGAACCGGAAGGCTCGACCGTGA
- a CDS encoding FAD-binding oxidoreductase, with protein sequence MTTEMHPNRWGDPAQAAPLPESTRGLVELALGVRDTPAVEEVALPAVGLPDEVLAELRRLLGDDHVLTDDEHRRLRTRGKSTPDLLKARSGDLADAPDAVVRPGSHDDVVALIDLAVRHHVALVPFGGGTSVTGGLVARREGYAGVLSVDLGRMKAVREVDKVSMTVVLEPGLRGPEAEALLAAEGLMLGHYPQSFEFATIGGFAATRSSGQSSAGYGRFDAMVMGLTLATPQGTLEVGTSPANAAGPDLRQLALGSEGAFGIITAVRVRVKKLPETKAYEAWQFPSFDAGADAMRHLAQNGLMPTVLRLSDEAETMLNLASQSDVGGDSSGGCLMIVGFEDSINRREPITAALEELGGTSLGEERGAAWAEGRFHAPYLRDSLLDVGVLVETVETATFWSNRDALYAAVKGALTEALGEKSLVLCHISHVYETGCSLYFTVAAPADDAPLEQWAAAKARASQAMIDAGATITHHHAVGTDHKQWLAQEVGEVGVRILRAVKAELDPTSILNPGVLIP encoded by the coding sequence ATGACCACAGAGATGCACCCGAACCGTTGGGGCGACCCGGCCCAGGCCGCGCCCCTTCCCGAGTCCACCCGCGGCCTGGTCGAGCTGGCCCTCGGTGTCCGTGACACCCCCGCGGTCGAGGAGGTCGCGCTGCCGGCCGTCGGCCTCCCCGACGAGGTGCTGGCCGAGCTGCGCCGGCTCCTCGGTGACGACCACGTGCTGACCGACGACGAGCACCGCCGTCTCCGCACCCGTGGCAAGTCCACGCCGGACCTCCTCAAGGCGCGCTCCGGCGACCTGGCCGACGCCCCTGACGCGGTGGTCCGACCGGGCTCCCACGACGACGTCGTCGCCCTGATCGACCTCGCTGTGCGGCACCACGTCGCGCTGGTCCCGTTCGGTGGGGGCACCTCGGTGACCGGCGGCCTCGTTGCCCGTCGTGAGGGGTACGCCGGTGTGCTCTCGGTCGACCTGGGCCGGATGAAGGCGGTGCGCGAGGTCGACAAGGTCTCCATGACCGTCGTCCTCGAGCCCGGTCTGCGCGGGCCCGAGGCGGAGGCGCTGCTCGCCGCAGAGGGCCTGATGCTCGGCCACTACCCCCAGTCCTTCGAGTTCGCAACCATCGGCGGCTTCGCCGCGACCCGCTCCAGCGGCCAGTCCAGCGCCGGCTACGGACGCTTCGACGCCATGGTGATGGGCCTGACCCTGGCCACCCCGCAGGGCACGCTCGAGGTGGGCACCTCACCGGCCAACGCAGCGGGTCCCGACCTGCGCCAGCTCGCGCTCGGCTCGGAGGGTGCCTTCGGCATCATCACCGCCGTGCGGGTGCGGGTGAAGAAGCTCCCCGAGACCAAGGCCTACGAGGCCTGGCAGTTTCCGTCCTTCGACGCCGGTGCCGATGCGATGCGCCACCTGGCCCAGAACGGGCTCATGCCGACCGTGCTGCGCCTCTCCGACGAGGCGGAGACGATGCTCAACCTCGCCTCCCAGTCCGACGTGGGGGGTGACTCCAGCGGCGGGTGCCTGATGATCGTCGGCTTCGAGGACTCCATCAACCGTCGCGAGCCGATCACCGCAGCGCTCGAGGAGCTCGGCGGCACCTCGTTGGGCGAGGAACGCGGTGCGGCCTGGGCCGAGGGCCGCTTCCACGCGCCCTACCTGCGCGACTCGCTGCTCGACGTCGGCGTGCTCGTCGAGACCGTCGAGACCGCGACGTTCTGGTCGAACCGCGACGCTCTCTACGCAGCCGTCAAGGGCGCGCTGACCGAGGCCCTGGGCGAGAAGTCCTTGGTGCTGTGCCACATCTCCCACGTCTACGAGACCGGCTGCTCGCTCTACTTCACGGTCGCGGCACCCGCCGACGACGCTCCGCTGGAGCAGTGGGCCGCGGCCAAGGCGAGGGCCAGCCAGGCGATGATCGACGCCGGTGCCACGATCACCCACCACCACGCGGTCGGCACCGACCACAAGCAGTGGTTGGCGCAGGAGGTCGGCGAGGTCGGCGTGCGCATCCTGCGCGCGGTCAAGGCCGAGCTCGACCCGACCTCGATCCTGAACCCAGGGGTGCTGATCCCGTGA
- a CDS encoding pirin family protein — protein sequence MEIHRAGDRFVTAGEGRETRHSFSFGSHYDPANLRFGLLVCHNDELVQPGSGYPDHPHSNLEIVTWVLGGSLRHQDSQGNGGVVEPGRVQAMSAGAGVVHAETVDVASGPTRFLQTWLLPDQPGGAASYSSGAVEPGAEWTPLASGSHPDSAARIGAGAATLWAARLRAGESVEVPEVPHAHLFLASGAAGITGSGDAALVASDAVRLSGEGARVVATMPTEMLLWTFATMTP from the coding sequence GTGGAGATCCATCGGGCCGGCGACCGCTTCGTCACCGCGGGCGAGGGTCGGGAGACACGACACTCGTTCTCCTTCGGCTCCCACTACGACCCGGCCAACCTGCGCTTCGGACTGCTGGTCTGCCACAACGACGAGCTGGTCCAGCCCGGCAGCGGCTATCCCGACCACCCGCACAGCAACCTCGAGATCGTGACCTGGGTGCTCGGCGGGTCCCTGCGGCACCAGGACTCGCAGGGCAACGGCGGCGTGGTCGAGCCGGGTCGGGTCCAGGCCATGTCGGCCGGCGCCGGCGTGGTGCATGCCGAGACCGTCGACGTCGCCTCGGGCCCGACCCGCTTCCTCCAGACCTGGCTGCTTCCGGACCAGCCCGGCGGCGCCGCGTCGTACTCCTCGGGGGCCGTCGAGCCGGGGGCTGAGTGGACGCCGCTCGCCTCGGGGAGCCACCCCGATTCCGCGGCACGGATCGGCGCCGGCGCCGCCACCCTCTGGGCGGCGCGGCTGCGCGCGGGCGAGTCGGTCGAGGTGCCCGAGGTGCCGCACGCGCACCTGTTCCTGGCCTCCGGAGCAGCCGGCATCACCGGCAGCGGCGACGCTGCCCTCGTGGCCTCCGACGCCGTACGGCTGAGCGGCGAAGGGGCCCGCGTCGTCGCGACCATGCCGACGGAGATGCTGCTCTGGACGTTTGCCACAATGACCCCGTGA
- a CDS encoding TetR/AcrR family transcriptional regulator produces the protein MTSIRHKAYLEAARECILDVGWKRTTLTDVARRAGVSRMTIYRAWPDMATLLADLMTQEWLVMLGAVQSSTDQVPTPRRIADGMIAALGALRQNPLLRRIIELDPELLLPYLVDRRGRSQEAILDFLLPQIIAGQEAGTIRGGDPVVLARTLVLAAHGLALSAQTMADGAITEQDLSTTFAELITGGLTP, from the coding sequence ATGACGTCAATCCGTCACAAGGCGTATCTCGAAGCAGCCCGCGAGTGCATCCTCGACGTGGGCTGGAAGCGCACCACCCTGACCGACGTGGCCCGACGCGCCGGCGTCTCCCGGATGACGATCTATCGCGCCTGGCCCGACATGGCCACGCTGCTCGCCGACCTGATGACCCAGGAGTGGCTCGTCATGCTCGGCGCCGTCCAGAGCTCGACCGACCAGGTACCGACGCCGCGGCGGATCGCGGACGGAATGATCGCTGCCCTCGGCGCACTGCGGCAGAACCCCTTGCTGCGCCGCATCATCGAGCTCGACCCCGAGCTGCTGCTCCCCTACCTGGTCGACCGTCGGGGCCGCTCGCAGGAGGCGATCCTCGACTTCCTGCTCCCCCAGATCATTGCCGGCCAGGAGGCCGGAACCATCCGGGGCGGCGATCCGGTCGTGCTGGCCCGCACCCTGGTGCTGGCCGCGCACGGCCTGGCCCTGTCGGCGCAGACCATGGCAGACGGCGCGATCACCGAGCAGGACCTCAGCACCACCTTCGCCGAGCTGATCACCGGAGGCCTCACCCCATGA
- a CDS encoding diacylglycerol kinase family protein, translating to MRAFTFLVNPISGGGAAPAAVVPVARILREAGAEVEVTYSPGPRATVDLVATAVARGDVVVSVGGDGMLSSIAGEVAAAGGVLGIVPAGRGNDFARMLGLPDDPASVARILLDAEPTPTDLIRATLADGSARVVAGSVYAGVDASTAELVNRVRWLPKKLQYPASAVRSLATFRPSSYTVRIDGLTRTFTAATVVVANSGYYGSGMLIAPPASVDDGELDIVVIEAAGRFDMIRSFPKVYDGGHVELDPVHVFRGRSVTFTASPDTAMGGDGEPLGVLGAAEVTLEVVPGAVSVLR from the coding sequence GTGAGGGCCTTCACGTTCCTGGTCAACCCCATCTCCGGTGGTGGCGCGGCCCCCGCGGCCGTCGTGCCGGTCGCACGGATCCTGCGCGAGGCCGGCGCCGAGGTCGAGGTGACCTACTCGCCGGGGCCGCGGGCAACCGTGGACCTCGTCGCGACCGCGGTCGCCCGCGGTGACGTGGTGGTCTCGGTCGGGGGTGACGGCATGCTCTCCTCGATCGCCGGCGAGGTGGCCGCGGCCGGGGGCGTGCTCGGCATCGTCCCTGCCGGGCGCGGCAACGACTTCGCCCGGATGCTCGGCCTGCCCGACGACCCCGCCTCCGTGGCACGGATCCTCCTCGACGCGGAGCCGACGCCGACCGACCTGATCCGGGCGACGCTCGCCGACGGCTCGGCCCGGGTGGTGGCCGGATCGGTCTACGCCGGCGTCGACGCGAGCACTGCCGAGCTGGTGAACCGGGTCCGGTGGCTGCCGAAGAAGCTCCAGTACCCCGCTTCCGCCGTACGCTCCCTGGCGACCTTCAGGCCGAGCTCCTACACGGTGCGGATCGACGGGCTGACCCGCACGTTCACGGCGGCCACGGTGGTCGTGGCCAACTCCGGCTACTACGGGTCCGGGATGCTGATCGCGCCTCCGGCGTCGGTCGACGACGGTGAGCTCGACATCGTCGTGATCGAGGCGGCCGGCCGGTTCGACATGATCCGATCGTTCCCCAAGGTCTACGACGGCGGGCACGTCGAGCTCGACCCGGTGCACGTCTTCCGGGGGCGCTCCGTCACGTTCACGGCATCTCCCGACACCGCGATGGGCGGCGACGGAGAGCCGCTGGGCGTGCTCGGTGCCGCAGAGGTGACCCTCGAGGTGGTCCCCGGAGCGGTCTCCGTCCTCCGCTGA